One genomic segment of Sminthopsis crassicaudata isolate SCR6 chromosome 4, ASM4859323v1, whole genome shotgun sequence includes these proteins:
- the RGS13 gene encoding regulator of G-protein signaling 13 isoform X1, with amino-acid sequence MRGKYIVDLRFCEYNHKLRKMSTRVCWICKRGRKRSNGISSNLTLEEAFQWAESFEKLMATKYGPIIYAAYLKMEHSEENMKFWLACETYKKSASRFVRISKAKKLYKTYIQPQSPREINIDSPTREAIIKNIQEPTQNCFDEAQKIVYMHMERDSYPRFLRSELYQNLIESLQLDSHT; translated from the exons ATGAGGGGAAAATACATTGTTGATTTGAGATTTTGTGAGTATAACCACAAATTAAG aaaAATGAGCACAAGAGTTTGCTGGATctgtaaaagaggaagaaaaagatccAATGGGATCTCTTCAAA CCTTACTCTAGAAGAAGCATTCCAGTGGGCTGAGTCTTTTGAAAAACTTATGGCAACAAAAT ATGGTCCAATAATCTATGCAGCATACTTAAAAATGGAACACAGTGAGGAGAATATGAAATTCTGGCTGGCATGTGAGACATACAAAAAAAGTGCATCACGATTTGTCAGAATCTCTAAGGCCAAGAAGCTTTACAAGACTTATATTCAACCTCAATCCCCTAGAGAG attAATATTGACAGCCCCACCAGAGAAGCCATCATTAAAAACATTCAAGAACCCACCCAGAATTGTTTTGATGAAGCTCAAAAAATTGTATACATGCATATGGAGAGAGATTCCTACCCCAGATTCCTAAGGTCAGAATTATACCAAAACCTCATCGAAAGTCTGCAGTTGGACAGTCACACCTGA
- the RGS13 gene encoding regulator of G-protein signaling 13 isoform X2 yields MLSATCLMIGKMSTRVCWICKRGRKRSNGISSNLTLEEAFQWAESFEKLMATKYGPIIYAAYLKMEHSEENMKFWLACETYKKSASRFVRISKAKKLYKTYIQPQSPREINIDSPTREAIIKNIQEPTQNCFDEAQKIVYMHMERDSYPRFLRSELYQNLIESLQLDSHT; encoded by the exons aaaAATGAGCACAAGAGTTTGCTGGATctgtaaaagaggaagaaaaagatccAATGGGATCTCTTCAAA CCTTACTCTAGAAGAAGCATTCCAGTGGGCTGAGTCTTTTGAAAAACTTATGGCAACAAAAT ATGGTCCAATAATCTATGCAGCATACTTAAAAATGGAACACAGTGAGGAGAATATGAAATTCTGGCTGGCATGTGAGACATACAAAAAAAGTGCATCACGATTTGTCAGAATCTCTAAGGCCAAGAAGCTTTACAAGACTTATATTCAACCTCAATCCCCTAGAGAG attAATATTGACAGCCCCACCAGAGAAGCCATCATTAAAAACATTCAAGAACCCACCCAGAATTGTTTTGATGAAGCTCAAAAAATTGTATACATGCATATGGAGAGAGATTCCTACCCCAGATTCCTAAGGTCAGAATTATACCAAAACCTCATCGAAAGTCTGCAGTTGGACAGTCACACCTGA
- the RGS13 gene encoding regulator of G-protein signaling 13 isoform X3 codes for MSTRVCWICKRGRKRSNGISSNLTLEEAFQWAESFEKLMATKYGPIIYAAYLKMEHSEENMKFWLACETYKKSASRFVRISKAKKLYKTYIQPQSPREINIDSPTREAIIKNIQEPTQNCFDEAQKIVYMHMERDSYPRFLRSELYQNLIESLQLDSHT; via the exons ATGAGCACAAGAGTTTGCTGGATctgtaaaagaggaagaaaaagatccAATGGGATCTCTTCAAA CCTTACTCTAGAAGAAGCATTCCAGTGGGCTGAGTCTTTTGAAAAACTTATGGCAACAAAAT ATGGTCCAATAATCTATGCAGCATACTTAAAAATGGAACACAGTGAGGAGAATATGAAATTCTGGCTGGCATGTGAGACATACAAAAAAAGTGCATCACGATTTGTCAGAATCTCTAAGGCCAAGAAGCTTTACAAGACTTATATTCAACCTCAATCCCCTAGAGAG attAATATTGACAGCCCCACCAGAGAAGCCATCATTAAAAACATTCAAGAACCCACCCAGAATTGTTTTGATGAAGCTCAAAAAATTGTATACATGCATATGGAGAGAGATTCCTACCCCAGATTCCTAAGGTCAGAATTATACCAAAACCTCATCGAAAGTCTGCAGTTGGACAGTCACACCTGA